The following proteins are co-located in the Halococcus salifodinae DSM 8989 genome:
- a CDS encoding helix-hairpin-helix domain-containing protein — protein MSNAANTDEQAVGELNENVLVGLAANDEELAWRYKTALAPDSYKRHTDGDEVSGEYGEIDGDYYTQTLEIRDWPAIPAHGFFDRIVSFSMPKVDVTLSTHLTGEDEREADRNLAGAADSLKGRVKNLAKNKWIPDYFVEEAVEEYADVKRTQNTVSASEYGLYTSHTYIEVRAPDPDTLDTAIKQIRSRMQDVSADAKPLKYHSQLGYQTAAPACKDFMGGKTKMTGDGLSRLIPWTARNLIEPGGIELGINEDTGDPIVLDLQNRETGFNVGVWGTIGSGKTTTVTRLLSRLKMKNSDMPVVIIDPKEEFAGFTWLFDGDRVVIGSDTGINPLQIEETSVEKLEEIGEEAPYRNAIRRAMDFVRSFYDYQGIPFENKQGTWRKAIQKAYRGRGITNNPETHHHESPTFADDVFPIFLEMIRNPEKHVEDELEDVDLSKDELQKTANDIYQNDIGALREDGEFAHLSKSTDIDLQSIDVLYLDLQNYESETTAGLMMGPLLTAVLEQAKKVDEPMALAMDEFHYMLHNSSSLETLKQGYRHSRHSDLSMITATQSVEEFFTESDDGSGQQLTETASTLTNLMSVKIWHYLEEMDDDWAGEFDMSESERQYIDDASTGDPTAQALLQTQKKGSYRLDVNFSDKLNPREFAMNQYDPTDHGPDPLAFLDGYTDRTGRDVTEWSWSMPTESDEEQSATELADGRTVTTDVSDVDTMPGNGADSAHSASESTDGEDEASESDDGQQSDGFASRLKDSVSDAVGRNDQDESEVVEDLELTDIHGTITARMASDLRTAGYESVEDFFEADNAALAEIEGLDVTKAAFLRRQAAKTLDRSPSVVESPEATDKREAAADAESGEENAENGGHQPEGAQPSDTPDGDESADAAEHSPEDNDASQPALTDIQEVGSDRADVLREAGFETVEDVAAASENGLTDAEGIGAARAETISGSASALLDDSGRAEADATGDGE, from the coding sequence ATGAGCAACGCCGCTAACACCGATGAACAGGCAGTAGGCGAGTTGAACGAAAACGTGCTCGTGGGCCTCGCAGCCAACGACGAAGAACTTGCGTGGCGGTACAAAACCGCTCTCGCGCCCGATTCGTACAAGCGACACACCGACGGTGATGAAGTGAGCGGCGAGTACGGCGAGATCGACGGCGACTACTACACCCAGACGCTCGAAATCCGCGACTGGCCCGCGATCCCCGCTCACGGCTTCTTTGATCGCATCGTGTCGTTCTCGATGCCGAAAGTCGATGTGACGCTCTCGACGCATCTCACCGGGGAAGACGAGCGCGAAGCCGACCGGAACCTCGCAGGAGCGGCCGACTCGCTCAAAGGACGTGTCAAGAACCTCGCCAAAAACAAGTGGATACCCGATTACTTCGTCGAGGAAGCCGTCGAGGAGTACGCCGATGTGAAGCGCACGCAGAACACGGTATCTGCGTCGGAATACGGCCTCTACACCTCCCACACGTACATTGAGGTGCGAGCCCCGGACCCGGACACGCTCGATACGGCGATCAAGCAGATCCGCTCACGGATGCAGGACGTTTCGGCGGATGCCAAGCCGCTGAAATACCACTCCCAACTCGGTTATCAGACCGCCGCGCCCGCGTGTAAGGACTTCATGGGCGGCAAGACGAAGATGACCGGCGACGGTCTCTCGCGGCTCATTCCGTGGACTGCGCGGAACCTCATCGAACCCGGCGGGATCGAACTCGGCATCAACGAGGACACGGGCGACCCGATCGTGCTCGATCTCCAGAACCGCGAGACGGGCTTCAACGTCGGCGTCTGGGGCACTATCGGCAGCGGAAAGACCACGACGGTCACGCGGCTGCTCTCCCGGCTGAAAATGAAAAATTCCGATATGCCCGTGGTCATCATCGACCCGAAAGAGGAGTTCGCTGGCTTCACGTGGCTGTTCGACGGCGACCGCGTGGTGATCGGGTCGGATACCGGGATCAACCCGCTCCAGATCGAGGAGACGTCGGTCGAGAAACTGGAGGAGATCGGCGAGGAAGCGCCCTATCGCAACGCGATCCGGCGGGCGATGGACTTCGTGCGGAGCTTCTACGATTATCAGGGCATCCCCTTCGAGAACAAACAGGGGACGTGGCGGAAGGCCATCCAGAAGGCGTACCGGGGACGCGGCATCACCAACAACCCCGAAACCCACCACCACGAGAGCCCGACGTTCGCCGACGACGTGTTCCCGATCTTCTTGGAGATGATTCGTAACCCCGAGAAACACGTCGAAGACGAACTCGAAGATGTTGACCTCTCGAAAGACGAACTCCAAAAGACCGCCAACGACATCTATCAGAACGACATCGGCGCGCTCCGCGAAGACGGCGAGTTCGCCCACCTCTCGAAATCGACCGACATCGACCTCCAGAGCATCGACGTGCTGTATCTCGACTTGCAGAACTACGAGTCCGAGACCACTGCCGGCCTGATGATGGGACCGCTGCTCACAGCAGTTCTCGAACAGGCCAAGAAGGTTGACGAACCGATGGCGCTCGCAATGGACGAGTTTCACTATATGCTACACAACTCGTCGTCGCTGGAGACGCTGAAACAGGGCTACCGCCACTCGCGGCATTCGGATCTTTCGATGATAACAGCCACCCAGTCGGTCGAGGAATTCTTCACCGAGAGCGACGACGGCAGCGGCCAGCAGTTGACTGAGACCGCGAGCACTCTGACGAATCTCATGTCGGTCAAAATCTGGCACTACCTCGAAGAGATGGACGACGACTGGGCCGGCGAGTTCGACATGAGCGAATCCGAACGCCAGTATATCGACGACGCTTCCACGGGCGATCCGACTGCCCAAGCGCTGTTGCAGACCCAGAAGAAGGGCAGTTATCGGCTGGACGTGAACTTCTCGGACAAGCTCAATCCCCGAGAGTTCGCGATGAATCAGTACGACCCGACAGATCACGGGCCAGACCCACTCGCGTTCCTCGATGGGTACACCGACCGCACTGGCCGCGATGTCACCGAGTGGTCGTGGTCGATGCCGACTGAGAGTGACGAAGAGCAGTCGGCAACTGAGCTCGCCGACGGGCGCACGGTCACGACCGACGTTTCCGACGTTGATACCATGCCCGGCAACGGTGCCGACAGTGCTCACTCCGCGAGCGAGAGCACCGACGGCGAGGATGAAGCCAGCGAGTCGGACGACGGGCAGCAGTCGGATGGGTTCGCTAGTCGCCTGAAAGACTCGGTGAGTGATGCTGTCGGGCGCAACGACCAAGACGAGAGTGAAGTGGTCGAAGACCTGGAATTGACCGACATTCACGGTACCATCACCGCCCGAATGGCCAGCGATCTTCGAACAGCGGGCTACGAGAGTGTCGAGGATTTCTTCGAGGCCGACAACGCCGCGCTCGCGGAGATCGAGGGCCTCGACGTGACCAAAGCCGCGTTCCTCCGTCGACAGGCCGCCAAAACTCTCGACCGGTCGCCATCGGTCGTTGAATCACCGGAAGCAACGGATAAACGAGAAGCCGCCGCCGACGCGGAGAGTGGTGAAGAAAACGCCGAGAACGGCGGACACCAGCCCGAGGGAGCGCAGCCTTCGGATACTCCCGACGGCGATGAGAGCGCCGATGCAGCCGAGCACTCGCCCGAGGACAACGACGCCAGCCAGCCCGCGCTCACGGACATCCAGGAAGTCGGCAGCGACCGTGCCGACGTGCTCCGCGAGGCCGGCTTCGAGACCGTCGAGGACGTGGCAGCCGCCAGCGAGAACGGTCTAACCGACGCCGAGGGCATCGGCGCTGCTCGTGCCGAGACGATCAGCGGGAGTGCGAGCGCCCTGCTCGATGACTCGGGGCGAGCAGAAGCCGACGCTACGGGAGATGGTGAGTGA
- a CDS encoding helix-turn-helix domain-containing protein — protein sequence MGDTDTPTGTDITPLVESKEISEIFRNPSSAQEALLSVFDLQESHVRAYIAVVEHPDSKIDRIAEVVDRHRRYVAKSLRALHDAGLVEREERTFETGSIGLVYSPLPPEEVESRFQNELRDWLIDAQTEIRKIDRRIEVDSDSLCCDHGDEN from the coding sequence ATGGGCGATACTGATACCCCGACTGGAACTGACATCACACCACTGGTCGAGTCGAAGGAAATCAGCGAGATATTCCGCAATCCCTCTTCTGCTCAAGAGGCGCTGCTTTCGGTCTTCGATCTCCAAGAATCACACGTCCGCGCGTATATTGCGGTGGTCGAACATCCCGACAGTAAGATCGACCGTATCGCTGAGGTCGTTGATCGCCACCGTCGGTATGTTGCGAAATCGCTTCGCGCGTTGCATGATGCCGGTCTCGTCGAACGCGAGGAACGCACGTTCGAGACGGGCAGCATCGGTCTCGTCTATTCACCGCTCCCACCCGAAGAGGTCGAATCACGCTTCCAGAACGAACTCCGAGACTGGCTGATCGACGCACAGACTGAAATCAGGAAGATCGACCGGCGTATCGAGGTCGACAGCGACTCGTTGTGCTGCGATCACGGGGATGAGAACTGA